A window of Christiangramia forsetii KT0803 contains these coding sequences:
- a CDS encoding helix-turn-helix domain-containing protein: MSLFGKNIRKIRSVKSLSQQSFAEIFDLKRGTLGAYEEGRSEPKIETIIKIANHFSIPIGDILTEELTVNQLLKFRGDLENPNLSIKNNSFIKVPCITPGNHLDYIHHCDNKNFIKDLPDLNLPVNNNAELRGFIIDNLEMSKNNEGLYPKDVVIGEKVARKNFTDIQSSCLFLVITDDKILMRRLFQANKKFILKADHRGIEDLQIKYSEIKEVWEVKYVFFHRVLDFKNNEVQEKLSYLEEEFNKLKSSL; this comes from the coding sequence ATGTCATTATTCGGAAAAAATATCAGGAAGATAAGAAGTGTAAAATCCCTAAGTCAGCAATCCTTTGCAGAAATATTTGATTTAAAACGTGGCACACTGGGGGCTTACGAAGAAGGTCGCAGTGAACCAAAAATCGAAACAATAATTAAAATTGCTAATCATTTTAGCATTCCTATTGGAGATATTCTTACAGAAGAACTTACAGTAAATCAATTATTGAAGTTTCGTGGTGATTTGGAGAATCCTAATTTGTCAATTAAAAATAATTCTTTCATAAAAGTACCATGCATCACACCCGGTAATCATTTAGATTACATACATCATTGTGATAATAAGAATTTTATTAAAGATTTACCTGACCTAAATTTACCGGTGAATAATAATGCCGAGTTAAGAGGTTTTATTATAGATAACCTGGAAATGAGTAAGAATAATGAAGGTCTTTACCCGAAAGATGTTGTGATTGGTGAAAAGGTTGCCAGAAAAAACTTTACAGATATCCAAAGCTCATGCTTATTCCTGGTAATAACCGATGATAAAATTTTAATGAGAAGGTTGTTCCAGGCTAATAAGAAATTCATTTTGAAAGCAGATCATCGTGGAATTGAAGATTTACAGATAAAATATTCTGAGATTAAAGAAGTATGGGAAGTAAAATACGTTTTCTTCCATAGAGTATTAGACTTTAAAAACAATGAAGTCCAAGAAAAATTGTCATACTTAGAAGAAGAGTTCAATAAACTAAAATCTTCCTTATAA
- a CDS encoding sensor histidine kinase, whose amino-acid sequence MLKIIYTILLVCFFAGSGFSQSEFLSEKDLKNQPVDSILSWMNANLNSGEHLTEFHRIGLKTLKRSLKTENDSLIVKIHESLANWHAYNGLFSSDSVVYHAEKVLAYHLKGDDKKKIADTYRSLSIDYLNTGQLDKAQEVLFRSIKLYEDLNDDAGLGSAYRTLGVKYRVMEDYEKSIAYTNQAIPLLEKSENYSGLAIAQFNLIIGYGELGEYEKAYKATEDCLEIVSTKVPEEIFVPVRAYSYRGEVYLKAQDYDNALKNYIAAWELCEKHIGEERCATYRTEIGKIYLLQQNYQLALDHLLSGVNAYEEKDQNGLIQPYLDLAATYIQLGDFENALFYKDKAYTNSKNLLEGKIDNIESEMAIKYETEKKDEALASQAAVLVQKGKTQTLFIVIASLLLVFLLSLLYFFYKSKKATRIIRAKNAENELLLKEIHHRVKNNLEMVKSLIALQSAQIEDPATKDAMIASQNRVQSMGIIHQKLYQGTNLGSIEMKDYFLNLSEGILDTFNAEDKVKIECAMDNLDLDVDTAVPIGLIVNELLTNALKYAFPEQQTGIINISLEKDTDHNLKLQVKDNGIGKTEGIAPKGTGFGSQLVKLLTRQLNGKMIERNDAGTHIEFDFLIRKSA is encoded by the coding sequence ATGCTTAAAATAATTTACACAATTTTACTGGTTTGTTTTTTTGCCGGGTCCGGTTTTTCACAGTCTGAATTTTTAAGTGAGAAAGATCTTAAAAACCAACCTGTAGACTCAATTCTCTCCTGGATGAACGCTAATTTAAACTCCGGGGAGCATCTAACCGAATTTCATCGCATAGGATTAAAAACTCTAAAACGAAGTTTGAAAACAGAAAATGATAGCTTAATTGTCAAAATTCATGAATCATTAGCAAACTGGCACGCTTATAATGGTTTGTTTTCTTCAGATTCTGTTGTTTATCATGCAGAGAAAGTCCTGGCCTATCACTTAAAAGGGGATGACAAAAAGAAAATTGCAGATACCTACAGATCTCTTTCAATAGATTATTTAAATACCGGGCAATTAGATAAGGCACAGGAGGTATTGTTCAGGTCTATTAAATTGTACGAAGACTTAAATGATGATGCCGGCCTGGGAAGTGCCTATCGTACTTTAGGTGTTAAATATCGGGTAATGGAAGATTATGAAAAATCTATAGCCTATACCAATCAAGCAATTCCTCTATTAGAAAAATCGGAGAATTACAGTGGTTTAGCCATCGCGCAATTCAATTTAATAATTGGTTATGGTGAATTGGGTGAATACGAAAAAGCCTATAAAGCAACAGAAGACTGCCTGGAAATTGTTAGTACAAAAGTTCCAGAAGAAATTTTTGTCCCCGTTAGAGCATACTCTTATAGAGGTGAAGTCTATTTAAAAGCTCAGGATTATGACAATGCTCTAAAAAATTATATAGCAGCCTGGGAATTGTGCGAAAAGCATATTGGTGAAGAACGCTGTGCCACTTATCGAACCGAAATTGGAAAAATTTACCTGCTACAGCAAAATTATCAACTGGCTCTAGATCATCTTTTATCCGGTGTAAATGCTTATGAAGAAAAAGATCAAAATGGGCTCATTCAACCTTATTTAGATCTGGCAGCTACCTATATTCAGTTAGGTGATTTTGAAAATGCCCTGTTTTATAAAGATAAAGCCTATACCAATTCTAAAAACTTACTGGAAGGTAAAATCGATAATATAGAATCTGAGATGGCTATTAAATATGAAACTGAAAAAAAGGATGAAGCCCTGGCATCGCAAGCCGCTGTGCTAGTCCAAAAAGGGAAGACCCAGACGCTATTTATCGTGATCGCCTCTCTGTTATTAGTGTTTTTACTGTCTCTACTTTATTTCTTCTATAAGAGCAAAAAAGCTACCAGAATTATTAGAGCTAAGAATGCCGAGAATGAACTATTACTGAAAGAGATACACCACAGGGTAAAAAACAACCTGGAAATGGTAAAAAGTCTTATCGCCTTACAATCGGCTCAAATAGAAGATCCTGCGACTAAGGATGCTATGATCGCCAGTCAGAACCGGGTGCAATCTATGGGGATCATTCACCAAAAATTATATCAGGGTACAAACCTGGGAAGTATAGAAATGAAGGATTACTTTCTCAATCTAAGTGAAGGTATTCTGGATACTTTTAATGCTGAAGACAAGGTGAAAATTGAATGTGCCATGGATAATTTAGATCTGGATGTAGATACCGCCGTTCCCATAGGCCTCATTGTAAATGAATTACTTACCAATGCGCTGAAATATGCTTTCCCTGAACAGCAAACAGGCATTATTAATATCAGCCTGGAAAAAGATACCGATCATAACTTAAAACTACAGGTTAAAGATAATGGGATTGGGAAAACAGAAGGTATTGCTCCAAAAGGTACAGGTTTTGGCTCACAACTGGTGAAATTACTCACCCGGCAACTTAATGGAAAAATGATTGAACGCAATGATGCCGGAACTCATATTGAATTTGACTTTCTAATTAGAAAAAGTGCATAA
- a CDS encoding LytR/AlgR family response regulator transcription factor: MSEKIKILIVEDEMIIAANISLQLNELGYEVTGIVPRGEEALMHIKSEAPDILLLDINLKGNLDGIETALEMQKNHDIPVIYLTANADDVHFNRAKETHPYGFIAKPFKKLDLQRAIELTITQISCKDDNKTDVESQNTEAFILSDCIFVRHLNSMVKVNIIDILYIEAERNYCRIFSNNKEYLLVMTLKEMDKKLPARHFLRIHRSYIINISQIKEISTSHIVIGRKAIPISKSLKKELLKRLQTI, from the coding sequence ATGAGCGAGAAGATCAAAATACTTATTGTTGAGGATGAAATGATTATCGCTGCCAATATATCCTTACAATTAAATGAATTAGGATATGAAGTAACCGGTATTGTTCCCAGAGGCGAAGAAGCTTTAATGCACATTAAATCTGAAGCTCCAGATATATTGCTGCTAGACATCAACCTTAAAGGGAATCTGGATGGAATAGAGACGGCACTGGAAATGCAAAAAAACCACGATATTCCTGTTATCTATTTAACGGCAAATGCAGATGACGTTCACTTTAATCGCGCCAAGGAAACGCACCCTTATGGTTTTATTGCCAAACCTTTTAAAAAATTAGATCTGCAACGAGCTATCGAACTTACCATAACTCAAATAAGTTGCAAGGATGATAATAAAACTGATGTTGAATCTCAAAATACAGAAGCCTTCATCTTAAGTGATTGTATTTTTGTGAGGCATTTAAATTCAATGGTGAAAGTTAATATTATAGATATTCTTTACATTGAAGCTGAACGCAACTATTGCCGCATCTTCTCCAATAACAAGGAATATTTGCTGGTTATGACGCTAAAGGAAATGGATAAAAAATTACCTGCCAGGCATTTTTTAAGGATTCACAGGTCTTATATTATCAATATTTCCCAGATAAAAGAAATTTCCACCAGCCATATTGTAATTGGGAGAAAAGCCATCCCCATTAGCAAATCCTTAAAAAAAGAATTGCTAAAGCGACTCCAAACCATTTGA
- a CDS encoding MFS transporter — protein sequence MKKKITGVKTRLGRNLTDNAVTRYFTFSALYTAQGIPEGITYLAMPAWLAMNGKSAMEIAALVSMMLIPWSFKILIAPLMDRFTLLSMGRKRPWVIFGQLGLILSFLNLGLVPDPLNNLSGLMIAGFMVNFFGAFQDVATDGMAVEVIPREEQARANGLMWGSKTIGISLSLIIGTWLINNFGFSVAVSSLAVEVAIIMIFPIYFKERPGEKLLPWTSGKASIDSKKTQLRSWKHIFKSLYKVVILKSSLVLCIGIFLLGIMFGLVDTLLPIFSIQELGWTNSYFSNILSITTVIGGFSGMLIGGYLVDYFGKIKMLTLYLVLITSIITIFAFMTNLWGSIYVVIAFILSYSVLYTFLCIAVFASAMHLCWKTVAATQFALYMALSNMGRAAGAGLLGILKTNFNWEIVFLSISIIPFILIIIIQFINLRKHRIIVNSFDVIPYKMAVPPVIKN from the coding sequence ATGAAAAAGAAAATAACCGGTGTAAAAACCAGATTAGGTAGAAATTTAACCGACAATGCAGTAACACGATATTTTACATTCTCAGCCCTTTATACAGCCCAGGGCATTCCTGAAGGCATTACTTATTTGGCGATGCCTGCCTGGTTAGCTATGAATGGAAAATCGGCAATGGAAATCGCTGCTTTGGTTAGTATGATGCTTATACCTTGGAGCTTCAAAATTTTAATAGCACCCCTGATGGATCGTTTCACCCTTTTATCTATGGGTAGAAAACGGCCCTGGGTGATCTTTGGTCAACTCGGTTTGATACTCAGCTTTTTGAATCTCGGGCTGGTACCCGATCCCTTAAATAATCTTAGCGGATTAATGATCGCAGGTTTTATGGTTAATTTCTTTGGAGCATTTCAGGATGTTGCTACAGACGGAATGGCTGTAGAGGTAATCCCCCGCGAGGAACAGGCAAGGGCCAATGGCTTAATGTGGGGATCAAAAACTATAGGCATTTCATTGTCTTTGATCATTGGTACCTGGCTGATCAATAATTTTGGTTTTTCTGTTGCGGTTTCCTCATTGGCAGTAGAAGTAGCAATAATCATGATATTTCCGATTTACTTTAAGGAACGACCAGGGGAAAAGCTTCTTCCCTGGACTTCTGGAAAGGCTTCCATAGACTCCAAAAAGACCCAGCTAAGAAGTTGGAAACATATCTTTAAGAGCCTTTACAAAGTGGTAATATTAAAATCTAGTTTAGTGCTTTGTATTGGAATTTTTCTTTTAGGCATAATGTTCGGTCTTGTAGATACCCTGCTACCAATTTTTAGTATTCAGGAATTAGGCTGGACAAATTCATATTTTTCGAATATACTTTCCATAACCACGGTAATAGGAGGGTTTTCAGGAATGCTAATTGGAGGTTATCTCGTAGATTATTTTGGTAAAATTAAGATGCTCACGCTTTACCTGGTCTTAATAACCAGCATAATAACAATCTTTGCCTTTATGACCAATTTATGGGGCAGCATTTATGTAGTAATTGCTTTCATCTTATCCTATTCCGTCCTTTATACTTTTTTATGTATCGCCGTTTTTGCATCTGCTATGCATTTATGCTGGAAGACCGTGGCTGCAACGCAATTTGCCCTTTATATGGCCTTGTCTAATATGGGCCGTGCTGCAGGCGCGGGACTGCTTGGGATTTTAAAGACCAATTTCAACTGGGAAATTGTCTTTTTATCTATTTCCATAATACCCTTTATCCTGATAATTATAATTCAATTTATAAATCTCAGAAAGCACAGGATCATCGTGAATAGTTTTGATGTTATACCATATAAAATGGCTGTTCCCCCGGTAATAAAAAATTAG
- a CDS encoding DUF808 domain-containing protein — protein MASGFFALLDDIAALMDDVSVMTKVAGKKTAGLLGDDLAVNAEKASGFMSSRELPVLWAITKGSLLNKAIILPVAFLLSAFVPTAITIILLIGGLYLAYEGAEKIYEYFFPHAHPSEKPVLEELTKEEALEREKEKIKSAILTDFILSIEIVIIALGAVSQEILSTQIIVVTIIALIATVGVYGVVALIVRMDEFGAKLINLNEQEDSFSDKVGKFLVRALPWVIKSLSVIGTIALMLVSGGIFTHSIHFLDGLFESIPSIIVEFVIGLVVGIIMVLLVNLGKKIWKAVRK, from the coding sequence ATGGCCTCAGGATTTTTTGCATTACTGGATGATATAGCAGCATTAATGGATGACGTCTCTGTGATGACCAAAGTCGCCGGGAAGAAAACTGCCGGACTTTTGGGCGATGACCTGGCTGTAAATGCTGAAAAAGCCTCAGGTTTTATGTCTTCAAGAGAGCTGCCCGTTCTCTGGGCTATCACTAAAGGCTCGTTATTAAATAAAGCCATTATTCTACCTGTGGCATTTTTGTTAAGTGCTTTTGTGCCTACGGCAATCACTATTATTTTGCTTATTGGCGGACTCTATCTGGCGTATGAAGGAGCAGAAAAAATATATGAATATTTTTTTCCCCATGCTCATCCTTCTGAAAAACCCGTTCTGGAAGAGCTAACTAAGGAGGAGGCCCTGGAAAGGGAAAAAGAAAAGATTAAATCTGCAATTCTTACAGATTTTATTCTTTCCATTGAAATTGTGATCATCGCTTTAGGTGCAGTTTCTCAGGAAATACTTTCTACTCAGATCATTGTAGTAACTATTATTGCTTTGATAGCCACGGTAGGGGTCTATGGTGTTGTAGCGCTTATTGTTCGTATGGATGAATTTGGTGCCAAGCTTATAAATTTGAATGAGCAGGAGGACAGTTTTTCAGATAAGGTTGGGAAATTTCTAGTAAGAGCACTTCCTTGGGTAATAAAAAGTCTTTCGGTGATTGGAACCATTGCTTTAATGTTGGTTTCCGGAGGTATTTTTACACATAGCATTCACTTTCTTGACGGATTATTTGAAAGTATTCCTTCTATAATTGTAGAATTTGTAATTGGTTTAGTAGTGGGTATCATAATGGTGCTTCTTGTAAACCTGGGGAAAAAAATTTGGAAGGCAGTTAGGAAATAA
- a CDS encoding mechanosensitive ion channel family protein — protein sequence MDKDFWVKLKSQLLEFLIEIGPELIYSLVTFILGIFFIKIIMRLLKGALKKSKTELSLKTFVESLSIFLLYGFLFFIIGSILGIKTTSFIAVFGAAGIAIGLALQGSLSNFAGGVLILVFKPFKVGDLIHVNNNLGFVEKIDILYTRIKTFDGRIITMPNGNVSNSDVDNRTMEKYRRIDLNLKFSFDTDIDEVRQMIVNGMNRHPKLAKHLPVDVWLDEIGEYQMKLKARCWVESVEYWPAYWEQLEAVKKELDREGIKIPIPKHAIYKEE from the coding sequence ATGGATAAAGACTTTTGGGTAAAACTAAAATCACAATTACTGGAATTCCTGATTGAAATAGGCCCCGAACTTATATATTCTCTAGTCACTTTTATTCTGGGAATTTTCTTTATAAAGATCATAATGCGTCTTTTAAAGGGAGCTTTAAAAAAATCAAAGACTGAACTCTCCCTTAAAACTTTTGTGGAAAGTCTTAGCATCTTTTTACTCTACGGTTTTTTGTTCTTTATCATCGGTTCAATTTTAGGTATTAAAACGACCTCGTTTATTGCTGTTTTTGGAGCGGCGGGAATCGCAATTGGCTTAGCCTTACAAGGAAGTTTATCTAATTTTGCGGGTGGCGTCCTTATCTTAGTCTTTAAACCGTTTAAGGTAGGAGATTTAATTCACGTGAATAATAATCTGGGATTTGTAGAAAAAATTGACATTCTATATACCCGTATCAAAACATTTGACGGTAGAATTATAACCATGCCTAATGGAAATGTCTCCAATAGCGATGTAGACAATCGTACGATGGAAAAATATCGTAGAATTGATCTTAATCTGAAATTTTCTTTTGATACCGATATAGATGAGGTGCGGCAGATGATCGTCAACGGAATGAATAGGCATCCTAAACTTGCCAAACATTTACCTGTTGATGTGTGGTTAGATGAAATTGGTGAATATCAGATGAAATTGAAAGCCAGGTGCTGGGTGGAATCGGTAGAATACTGGCCGGCATATTGGGAACAATTGGAAGCTGTTAAGAAAGAACTGGACAGGGAAGGAATAAAAATACCCATTCCAAAACATGCAATTTATAAGGAGGAATAG
- a CDS encoding SGNH/GDSL hydrolase family protein, with protein MSGNPDLKILFVGNSLTYTNDLPTLVKEAAENKGINIQVEMIAYPNYALIDHWQDGKVQKLILNNKYDLVIVQQGPSSQAYGRQLLLEYGKKFSDLCKKNDVEMGYFMVWPSMAYFHTFDGVIKNYREAAEMHNALLFPAGEVWKAHFDNTGNFDYYGSDKFHPSKKGSKVAAEVIVEALSQLKIPAN; from the coding sequence ATGTCAGGGAATCCGGATCTTAAAATTCTATTTGTCGGAAATAGTTTAACCTATACCAATGATCTTCCAACACTGGTAAAAGAAGCTGCCGAAAATAAGGGAATAAATATTCAGGTAGAAATGATCGCTTATCCCAATTATGCTCTGATAGATCATTGGCAAGACGGTAAAGTTCAAAAATTGATTTTAAATAATAAATATGATCTGGTAATAGTTCAGCAGGGACCATCTTCTCAAGCTTACGGAAGACAGCTCTTATTGGAATACGGAAAAAAATTCAGTGATTTATGCAAAAAGAATGATGTGGAAATGGGATATTTTATGGTTTGGCCATCTATGGCATATTTTCATACGTTTGATGGGGTGATAAAGAATTACAGAGAAGCCGCTGAAATGCACAATGCCCTTCTATTCCCTGCAGGCGAGGTTTGGAAAGCTCATTTTGATAATACTGGCAATTTTGACTATTATGGTTCTGATAAATTTCATCCTTCAAAAAAAGGCAGCAAAGTAGCCGCCGAAGTTATCGTTGAAGCGTTGAGTCAGTTAAAAATCCCTGCCAATTAA
- a CDS encoding catalase: MKEDKGNAKQKDMQQNTSDAEGKTMTTNQGLKVNDTNNSLKAGERGATLLEDFILREKITHFDHERIPERIVHARGSAAHGYFELYESQEKYTKAGIFTDTKRKTPVFTRFSTVAGSKGSADMARDVRGFAVKFYTEEGIFDLVGNNMPIFFIQDAMKFPDLIHAVKPEPHREIPQAASAHDTFYDFVSRTPETLHNHIWVMSDRAIPRSLRMMEGFGIHTFRLINKEGKSHFVKFHWKPLLGVNSVTWDEAVKLHGADSDFHRRDLWDAIDSGQFPEWELGIQVVPEEDEHKFDFDLLDPTKLIPEEMVPVQRIGKMTLNRNPDNFFAETEQVAFHPGHIVPGIDFSNDPLLQGRLFSYTDTQLSRLGSPNFHEIPINRPVNPTHNNQRDGHMRMTVNKGNTAYFPNSMSGGCPHLAKMAEGGFTSYEERIDANKVRARSESFSDHFSQPGIFYRSLKDWEKNHVAEAYSFELGKCNHDYIKERMLWLINNIDEDLAKKVADNLGLKIPSKIEKPVNQAIGADDDGKKNEPQKRKDYIEKSEALSQTHIKADSIATRKIAFLVGDGFDAENVGSMKEALEKKNAVVNLVATHGGKVKCSKGEMHKVDAALMTTESVAFDALYIPGGSKSVKALKDSAKAKKFINESLKHCKAIAVDSEGEELFDETFGKDFKDDDAICINKKPADFIKAIGMHRNWNREEKAKMIPA; this comes from the coding sequence ATGAAGGAAGATAAAGGCAACGCCAAGCAAAAAGACATGCAGCAGAACACCTCTGATGCCGAAGGAAAAACAATGACCACCAATCAAGGACTTAAAGTAAATGATACTAACAATTCCTTAAAAGCGGGAGAGCGTGGAGCAACTTTGCTGGAAGATTTTATTTTAAGGGAGAAAATAACACATTTTGACCATGAAAGAATTCCGGAAAGGATCGTTCATGCAAGGGGAAGTGCGGCTCATGGATATTTTGAGTTATATGAAAGTCAGGAGAAATATACCAAAGCAGGTATTTTTACAGATACTAAAAGAAAAACTCCGGTATTCACTCGATTTTCAACCGTTGCAGGTTCTAAAGGATCGGCAGATATGGCCAGGGATGTAAGAGGATTTGCCGTTAAATTTTATACCGAAGAAGGAATTTTTGACCTTGTTGGGAATAATATGCCAATCTTCTTTATTCAGGATGCGATGAAGTTTCCAGATCTTATTCATGCTGTAAAACCGGAACCGCATCGTGAAATTCCGCAGGCAGCTTCTGCACACGACACATTTTATGATTTTGTTTCCCGTACGCCCGAAACATTACATAATCATATCTGGGTGATGAGCGACCGGGCAATACCCAGAAGTTTGAGAATGATGGAAGGTTTCGGGATTCATACCTTCAGATTAATTAATAAAGAAGGGAAATCTCATTTTGTTAAGTTTCACTGGAAACCATTGCTAGGGGTAAATTCTGTGACCTGGGATGAAGCAGTGAAGTTGCATGGCGCCGATTCAGATTTTCATCGTAGAGATCTATGGGATGCTATAGATTCCGGTCAGTTTCCAGAGTGGGAGTTGGGAATACAGGTAGTTCCAGAAGAGGATGAGCATAAATTCGATTTTGATCTACTGGATCCCACTAAATTAATTCCTGAAGAAATGGTGCCGGTACAGCGTATCGGGAAAATGACCCTTAATCGCAATCCTGATAATTTCTTTGCGGAAACTGAGCAGGTAGCTTTCCATCCGGGACATATAGTTCCTGGTATTGATTTTAGTAATGATCCGCTGCTGCAAGGGAGACTTTTTTCTTATACAGATACACAGCTTTCAAGATTAGGAAGTCCGAATTTTCATGAAATTCCAATAAACAGGCCAGTCAATCCAACGCATAATAATCAACGTGACGGACACATGAGAATGACGGTTAATAAAGGAAATACAGCATATTTTCCAAATTCCATGAGCGGAGGATGCCCGCATTTGGCTAAAATGGCCGAGGGTGGATTTACCAGTTACGAGGAAAGAATTGATGCTAATAAAGTTAGAGCAAGAAGTGAAAGTTTTAGCGATCATTTTTCTCAGCCGGGGATTTTTTATAGAAGTTTAAAAGATTGGGAAAAGAATCATGTGGCAGAAGCATATTCTTTTGAGCTTGGAAAATGTAATCATGACTATATTAAGGAACGTATGTTATGGCTCATTAATAATATAGATGAAGATCTGGCAAAAAAGGTAGCCGATAACTTAGGATTGAAAATTCCTTCTAAAATTGAAAAACCGGTGAACCAGGCCATAGGAGCAGATGATGATGGCAAGAAAAATGAACCGCAAAAAAGAAAAGATTATATCGAAAAATCTGAAGCATTAAGTCAGACTCATATAAAAGCAGATAGTATTGCAACCAGGAAAATAGCCTTTTTGGTAGGTGATGGCTTTGATGCTGAAAATGTTGGCAGTATGAAAGAAGCATTGGAAAAGAAAAATGCAGTAGTAAATTTAGTTGCAACACACGGAGGGAAAGTAAAATGTTCTAAAGGTGAAATGCATAAAGTGGATGCAGCTTTAATGACTACGGAGAGTGTGGCTTTTGATGCACTTTATATCCCTGGTGGATCTAAAAGTGTAAAAGCTTTGAAAGATAGTGCCAAGGCGAAAAAGTTTATCAATGAAAGTCTAAAACATTGTAAAGCCATTGCGGTGGATTCTGAAGGTGAGGAGTTATTTGATGAGACCTTCGGAAAGGATTTTAAAGATGACGATGCCATTTGTATCAATAAAAAACCAGCAGATTTTATAAAAGCGATAGGGATGCATAGAAACTGGAATAGAGAGGAAAAAGCAAAAATGATTCCTGCGTAA